A genome region from Arthrobacter sp. SLBN-100 includes the following:
- a CDS encoding type IV toxin-antitoxin system AbiEi family antitoxin, with protein sequence MATPTAPPAATHGVDSSSGAESVPRFPELYAPGMPFAFPELQSLAADGLLTRFHQHGYALPGTHATPQLRARAAAGAVPAAVRQRVVAGRMTAAWIYGCAGEPDRLALLVDAKRRVSSLRNTRGCTLHEVKLGPFDVVSLGGLMVSSPLRTALDVALHVDAEKAIPTLESLLARPQNDVRLRLLVLAIEASPRVPHKRAALGKLAQLAPALIPRGAVNVKNAVDPADSTQDVVQVLGVAHLEGEL encoded by the coding sequence ATGGCGACACCAACGGCTCCTCCCGCCGCCACCCACGGCGTGGATTCCTCCTCCGGCGCAGAATCAGTACCGCGTTTCCCTGAGCTTTATGCCCCGGGCATGCCCTTTGCCTTCCCGGAGCTTCAGTCGCTGGCCGCCGATGGCCTGCTGACACGGTTCCATCAGCACGGCTATGCGCTGCCCGGAACCCATGCCACCCCGCAACTCCGGGCACGGGCGGCAGCAGGGGCAGTTCCTGCAGCGGTCCGCCAACGGGTAGTGGCCGGGCGCATGACGGCGGCGTGGATCTATGGCTGTGCGGGCGAGCCGGACCGGCTGGCGCTGCTGGTGGATGCCAAGCGCCGTGTCTCCAGTCTCCGGAACACCAGGGGCTGTACTTTGCACGAGGTAAAGCTCGGGCCCTTCGACGTCGTCAGCCTGGGCGGCTTGATGGTCTCCAGTCCCCTGCGCACTGCGCTCGACGTCGCCCTTCATGTAGACGCAGAAAAGGCCATCCCCACCCTGGAAAGTTTGCTGGCCCGCCCGCAGAACGATGTACGCCTGCGGTTGCTGGTTCTCGCCATCGAAGCGAGTCCCCGGGTACCCCACAAGAGGGCAGCACTGGGAAAGCTTGCGCAGTTAGCTCCGGCGCTTATTCCCCGTGGTGCGGTAAACGTCAAAAACGCCGTCGATCCGGCGGACAGCACTCAGGACGTGGTGCAGGTACTTGGGGTCGCCCATCTCGAAGGCGAACTTTGA
- a CDS encoding DUF349 domain-containing protein translates to MTDSQKSDETATDLTETAAPAPEEAAEATSTPAAEAPVETSQTAGTSAAEAPEETSEEASTPAAEAPEESAPENKAPAPAPRPAPSPAAFASRPKPAAAPAAAPVPAAPATSLAEASKWGRVEGDGHVFLNIDGAEHPVGQYPGVSNDEALAYFARKYDDVVAQIVLLEQRVSSKAPSTDMQKTVTHLREQLAERNMVGDLRSAEARLDKLSTQIAELEQAEKAEHDAVRASELAAREAIVAEAEQISGQDPAQTQWKTSSARMNELFETWKAAQKSGVRLGRSNEDALWKRFRAARTVFDRHRRAYFSQLDSNNSAAKSTKEKLIADAEALSTSTDWGFAAGEYRRLMDQWKASPRASRKDDDALWARFRAAQDAFFTARQAANDEIDHEYAANLTVKEALLTEANAILPVKDLAAAKKALQSIRDRWEEAGKVPRADMGRVEAGLRKVEDAVRHAEEEQWQRSNPERKARTNSALSQLESAIAGLQEDLAKAEKSGDQRRIKAAQEALEARQAWLDQIQRSASELA, encoded by the coding sequence GTGACAGACAGTCAGAAATCCGACGAAACAGCAACAGACCTGACCGAGACGGCGGCGCCCGCCCCCGAGGAAGCAGCTGAAGCAACCAGCACCCCGGCAGCGGAAGCTCCCGTGGAAACCTCCCAAACAGCCGGCACCTCGGCAGCAGAAGCCCCCGAGGAAACATCCGAAGAGGCCAGCACCCCGGCAGCAGAAGCCCCCGAGGAAAGTGCCCCGGAAAACAAGGCTCCGGCACCGGCACCCCGCCCGGCGCCCTCCCCGGCCGCCTTTGCTTCCCGGCCGAAACCAGCCGCCGCACCCGCCGCAGCACCCGTCCCCGCAGCGCCCGCAACGTCGCTGGCAGAAGCGTCCAAATGGGGCCGCGTTGAGGGCGACGGACACGTCTTTTTGAACATCGACGGCGCTGAGCATCCCGTGGGCCAGTACCCGGGAGTCAGCAACGACGAGGCCCTGGCCTACTTCGCGCGGAAATATGACGACGTGGTGGCCCAGATTGTGCTGCTCGAACAGCGCGTCAGTTCCAAGGCCCCCAGCACCGACATGCAAAAGACTGTCACCCACCTGCGCGAGCAGCTCGCCGAGCGCAACATGGTGGGGGACCTCCGCTCAGCAGAGGCGCGCCTCGATAAGTTGTCCACGCAGATCGCTGAACTCGAGCAGGCGGAGAAGGCTGAGCACGACGCCGTCCGCGCCTCCGAGCTCGCTGCGCGCGAGGCCATTGTGGCCGAGGCCGAACAGATTTCCGGACAGGATCCCGCCCAGACGCAGTGGAAGACTTCCAGCGCCCGGATGAACGAACTGTTCGAGACCTGGAAGGCGGCCCAGAAGAGCGGAGTCCGCCTGGGCCGGAGCAACGAGGACGCCCTGTGGAAGCGGTTCCGTGCCGCCCGCACTGTTTTCGACCGCCACCGCCGCGCCTACTTCTCACAGTTGGACAGCAACAACTCTGCTGCCAAGTCCACCAAGGAAAAGCTGATCGCCGACGCCGAAGCGCTGTCAACCTCCACCGACTGGGGCTTCGCAGCTGGAGAATACCGGCGCCTGATGGACCAGTGGAAGGCCTCACCGCGGGCCAGCCGCAAGGACGACGACGCCCTCTGGGCCCGGTTCCGTGCCGCCCAGGATGCCTTCTTCACGGCGCGCCAGGCGGCAAATGATGAGATTGACCATGAATACGCCGCGAACCTCACGGTCAAAGAAGCCCTCCTGACCGAAGCCAACGCCATTCTCCCGGTGAAGGACCTGGCAGCTGCCAAGAAGGCCCTGCAGTCCATCCGGGACCGCTGGGAAGAGGCGGGCAAGGTGCCGAGGGCGGACATGGGACGCGTCGAGGCCGGGCTGCGCAAGGTGGAAGATGCGGTCCGCCACGCCGAGGAAGAGCAGTGGCAGCGGTCCAACCCTGAGCGGAAGGCACGCACCAACAGCGCCCTTTCGCAGCTGGAGTCCGCCATCGCCGGGCTTCAGGAAGACCTTGCCAAGGCTGAGAAGTCCGGCGACCAGCGCCGGATCAAGGCTGCCCAGGAAGCCCTGGAAGCACGGCAGGCCTGGCTGGACCAGATCCAGCGGTCGGCCAGCGAACTGGCCTAG